Within Flagellimonas maritima, the genomic segment CCTCGAAAAAAGAGTTTCAAAATGTTCCAATGCCCTTTTAGGCTGATTTAGTGCTTTTAAAGAAACCGCTTTTACTTGGACCGCCAAATTGGAATCATCTGCCTTTTTTTCGATCCCAATGGTATTTAGGGCCTGCATATGCTGTTTATTGTTCATGTATACAAAGGCCAAAGTATCCTTGCGCTCTTTGGAAGGAGCAAGCACATTAAGATGGGTCAACGAATTAATGACGCCATTGACATCACCTTGCAATCGCATTTCCTTATAAAAGGCCTCATAATGTTTTAAAAGATCACTTTTGTTTTGCGCAACCCCACTAAAACCTATAAACAATATAGAGACTAAAACTATTTTTTTCATTTATTCCGAGTTTGGTGCGGCAAAACTAAAAAAATAATTTGTATAAGGCTGTTAAAGAATACAATAAGAATCCAACCAAAAAGATGTTCTAAAAAATCTTTTTATCCGTAATGGAAATTTTAAAGCGCTAACATGGCTACATTCTTGCCCGTGTACTGTTTCAATAAACCTGCATAGAATGCCAGTGTTTTTATGTCCTCCATAAGACAGGATTTTAAAAAAGCGCTCAGGTCTTTATAAAATAGGTTTACAGGAACTGTGGGCACGACTGTATTGATAATTTTTGGATCGTAATCATAATCGTCCAACACCACATCCATTTTTATTCTGTGCCTATGATAATCTATTTCTACGTCGGCTGCGTTGTAGTGCTTCCTTAAAATAGATTTATGTAAATCTTGAAATCTTGAGGTTATGTTTTTTCTTGTACTACTATTTGTAATCAAATTATCCATTTCCATCAAGATTTTTGTCGTTAATCTTGAATTTCCCATCACATTAAATAAATAAATTTATACAAAGGTAGAAGTATGAATTCCAAGTATTGAATATCACTTGATTTATTAACTTAAAATACTCCCAATTGTTGTGAAATCTCAATTTTTGATGGTAAACTAAGAAACGATAGAGGTATAGAAAAAATGATTTTTATCAAGAAAATTCTTACTTATTACAATTTTTCCTGTTTTACTGGAAAAGTCATCTTGATAAGCAGGTGGAGGAATGTTTCTTTTAAGAGCTTCGGCGGTATAATATTCTCTTTTGGTAGGATGTAATGGGTATACGCCATTGAAGATTTGGTTCCAGTAATTATTTGTGACTATTGCATCTAGCATTTGTATGCAGTCCTCTAAATGAATAAGGTTTATAGGTTGATTTCCGTTGGATAGGTTTTGTTTGTCCGAAAGCATGGTTACGGGATTTCTATCAGGACCTATGAGACCGCCAAATCGTACAATGGCTGTTTTCAAAGCCCCATCTTGGCCTAAAAGTTCTTCACTGGCCAATAACTGCTTCCCAGATTCTGAAACTGGACATGGTTCGGTTTCTTCGCTAACTTCTCCATCTATTTTTCCGTAAATTGAGGTGCTACTGACAAATATTATTTTGGACAAATTACTTTTTTTGATTTCGACATGTAAGTGTTTTATTTTTTCAATAAAACTTTCAGAGCCTCCACCTCTTAATTTAGGAGGTATATTGATTATCAGTACATGAATATTGGATAAGAAACCTTGGATATCACCTTTAATACCGTCGGCCGATAGCGAAATTTTGTACGGGTAAATCCCCTCTTTTCCTAAAATAGCCAACTTATCCTTGGATGTGGTACTGCCATAAACTTTATAATTTTTGGCCACAAAATGTTTGGCCAATGGAAAGCCAAGCCAGCCGCAGCCCATTATGCCAATTTTCTCAATCAAACTTTATGGTTTTGGTCACTAAAATGGCATCATTTAATACAAAAGGCATTGGAATACTGTTCTTGGGTCTTTCTGGAACCGTAAATGCTTTATTTTCCAACAGGTCATTGGAAGATTCATAGAGTGTAAGCTCCAAAATGGAATCTTTGGGAAAACTCAATTCCAGTTCCGTATAATCATTATCGCTTACATAATGCGTAATCAATCTCTTTTTTCTGTTTTTGAGAAAATAGTCTGATAGCACAATGTTGTTTACTTTGGCAGAATTCAGTTTGATGGGATTGGTATAAACATCCAATCGGTTGATGGCCCTTTTTGGCGCAATGCATAGTTCTAGAATCCGCTCCTTGCCAATTACAGTGTCTCTCATAATATCAATAAATGGTTCAGCAACTTCTTTTTTTGGTGCAGCTGCGATAAAGGTGAATTCAGTACGGTATTTACTGGGTATCGTATTGAGTTCCCCCGGTTCAGGTGCTCGTTCTCCATTTGCAACAAACTGAGCGTTCCAGTCAATCAATTTTTGATCATAAGTGGCCCAAATAGATGCGTTACTATCCGCATTGTAAACATAAAGAAGACTGCTGGGTTTTGGCCGTTCTTCGTTAAAGTCCGATTGTATGTGTCCTGAAATACTGAAAATGATGAATAGTGATAAGCACAAATAAGCCAGGCGCTCCTTGTTCTTTAGCTGATCTAAAAAGGGAAGCACAAGAAAGAACAAAAGTGTAGTAAAAACAGTGGCAGCAACCATCATTTTCAATCCAAGTCCTACTGGAAACATCTTAATAAAAGGTGCGAAAATAAAAATGCCGGGAAGCGTTAAAAACAATAACAAGAATGGATTGGGCCTGTCTTGGTTCATTATAACCATAAAAGCGACCAAAAGGCTGAAAACAGGCACTATAAAGAAACTGGCTCCTTTTAAATATGCTGCAACAATTCCGGAAAGAAGCAACCAAATGACAATAGGTGCTACTAAAAGGCTGCCCTTACCTATTTTTCTGAATTTGTGGTACGTCCAAAAACAGATGGCCAAGGAAAGTAAGGCATAAATTAATATATAGGTATGTCCATTGTAAGTAAACCCATGAAGCATGTCATTAAATCCAGGATACCACCATTTGATTACCGTCCATGCAAAATATCCGAAAATTCCATTTACGACCAATGTTATCAAAAGAGGTAAGAAACCTTTGAAAATATCTTTAACGGAAAGCCTCTCTCTTTTTAGCCCCATAATCAAAAGCAATAAAAAAGCTATGACCGCGATACCGAACATGGGCCAAATCCACTCAAAGGGATAAGAGACCAATTTGAAGAAAGGGAGGTTGAAATAAACATAGTCATCCAGACTTTTTAAATTGCTCAAATCGACTTCGCTAAAATGTTTGAGCAACGGCATCAAATAACTTCCTTGATGGGCCAACGAGTTTCTATCCAAGCGCTCGTAAGTATCTAAAGCAGTATGATAATCATAGTGGTCATCTATAAAAGCGAAATTGAAGCCTTCAATATCTCCATCTTCACGGAAAACGGTTAAATCCGTATCGTTGGGCAACATTTTATAAATACTGTACGCCAACGAATTGGCAACGGGGTATTCGGGATTTGCCTTGGTAAATTCCTTTATGAGCTTGCCATTGCCACGGTTGGTCTCAATGAGCATATAACTGGGACCTCCACTGCCCCGAGCTTCAAAATTAAGAACCAACCCTATCTCTTTTGCCCATGGATGTCTGTTTACGAAGAGGTCAGCTCCATTTAGTCCTAATTCTTCTGCATCTGTAATTAAGATAATGATATCGTTCTTTGGGGTCTTGTTTTCTACAAGAAATGACCGTATACCCTCTAAAATCGTTGCCACTCCACTTGCAGCGTCGCTTGCTCCAAATGATGAATGGGGGTTACTGTCGTAATGCGACATTAATAAGAGTGCCTTTTTTCCGCCCGAACCTTTAATTCTGGCCAATATATTTGTTGCCTTGCTCAGATTTCCCCAGTCCCCCGCAGTATAACCTTCTTGTGTATTGGTTTCCAAACCAAGTTTTTTGAGTTCGGAAATGATATAGCCTCTAACATTGTCATGTCCTGGAAAACCTACGGCATGAGGCTCTTTGGATAAATTTTTAACATGCTTTAATGCCCTATCCGTAGAAAATGACTGAAGACTTACATCTTCCACCTCGTTTGTGTAAGACGGCATAAGGGATTTATAACTCCAATAAACGGCTAAAAGAAGCAGAATAAGGGCTAGGGTTCTGGAAGATTTCATGGTTTGATCAAGTTGTATATAAAAATATGAAATTATGAAAGGTTCGCACCTTTATAGCGCAATATTTAAATTATTCATTAAAAATCCCTATATTTATTAATCAACCCAAAATGTAATGCTATGGCAATCAAGAGTTTTCAAGGAGCTAGATCTAAAGAATCCCTAAAGAAAAAATACAATGCCCCAATACTTGTAGAAGATTACATGACAAAGAAGCTCGTTACATTTACACCGGAGCAATCTATTTTAGAGGTGATGGAAGCTTTTGCAAAACATCATATATCCGGTGGTCCCGTAATGGATAAAAATGGTTTTCTGGTAGGGATTATTTCGGAAGCGGATTGCATGAAACAAATTTCTGAAAGCAGATATTTTAATCAACCCATATTGGATAAAAGTGTGGAACGTTTTATGACCAAAAATGTGGAAACCATACCTTTCGATATGAGTATTTTTGATGCAGCAGGTGTCTT encodes:
- a CDS encoding SDR family oxidoreductase codes for the protein MIEKIGIMGCGWLGFPLAKHFVAKNYKVYGSTTSKDKLAILGKEGIYPYKISLSADGIKGDIQGFLSNIHVLIINIPPKLRGGGSESFIEKIKHLHVEIKKSNLSKIIFVSSTSIYGKIDGEVSEETEPCPVSESGKQLLASEELLGQDGALKTAIVRFGGLIGPDRNPVTMLSDKQNLSNGNQPINLIHLEDCIQMLDAIVTNNYWNQIFNGVYPLHPTKREYYTAEALKRNIPPPAYQDDFSSKTGKIVISKNFLDKNHFFYTSIVS
- a CDS encoding M28 family peptidase, which translates into the protein MKSSRTLALILLLLAVYWSYKSLMPSYTNEVEDVSLQSFSTDRALKHVKNLSKEPHAVGFPGHDNVRGYIISELKKLGLETNTQEGYTAGDWGNLSKATNILARIKGSGGKKALLLMSHYDSNPHSSFGASDAASGVATILEGIRSFLVENKTPKNDIIILITDAEELGLNGADLFVNRHPWAKEIGLVLNFEARGSGGPSYMLIETNRGNGKLIKEFTKANPEYPVANSLAYSIYKMLPNDTDLTVFREDGDIEGFNFAFIDDHYDYHTALDTYERLDRNSLAHQGSYLMPLLKHFSEVDLSNLKSLDDYVYFNLPFFKLVSYPFEWIWPMFGIAVIAFLLLLIMGLKRERLSVKDIFKGFLPLLITLVVNGIFGYFAWTVIKWWYPGFNDMLHGFTYNGHTYILIYALLSLAICFWTYHKFRKIGKGSLLVAPIVIWLLLSGIVAAYLKGASFFIVPVFSLLVAFMVIMNQDRPNPFLLLFLTLPGIFIFAPFIKMFPVGLGLKMMVAATVFTTLLFFLVLPFLDQLKNKERLAYLCLSLFIIFSISGHIQSDFNEERPKPSSLLYVYNADSNASIWATYDQKLIDWNAQFVANGERAPEPGELNTIPSKYRTEFTFIAAAPKKEVAEPFIDIMRDTVIGKERILELCIAPKRAINRLDVYTNPIKLNSAKVNNIVLSDYFLKNRKKRLITHYVSDNDYTELELSFPKDSILELTLYESSNDLLENKAFTVPERPKNSIPMPFVLNDAILVTKTIKFD
- a CDS encoding CBS domain-containing protein is translated as MAIKSFQGARSKESLKKKYNAPILVEDYMTKKLVTFTPEQSILEVMEAFAKHHISGGPVMDKNGFLVGIISEADCMKQISESRYFNQPILDKSVERFMTKNVETIPFDMSIFDAAGVFDRHNRRRLPVMKNDILVGQISRKDIVIAALKLSSQSWK